The Lactuca sativa cultivar Salinas mitochondrion, complete genome genomic interval AAAAAATGTGGGAATAAAGAGTATTAACAGAAAATATTTCATCTTTCCTTGATGCGGCAATAAATAGTCCTGACTTTCCTGAAAGCTTACTAAGGTGCGACGCCTGATTGTGAGTCTCATAGCCATACGAGAGCTTGGAATTACACCCTAGAAGGAGTTAGTCAAAGCCTTCCTTTCGCCCTCGCTTTCCTTCATCTCATGCATCTGGGGAAGGAAGCGAAGCTGTTTAAGTAAGAGTTAGCGCCTATGGAAAAGAGATTTTAATCGCTTTGTGGCGGGATAAGCTGTGATCTTATTCCTAACTTGGGATATTAAGTAAAATAACATCACTCATTGGCAAAGCATGAATTAGCCTTCGAGTTGTGGCTTCTTGTTCATCTTTCACTATCTGACCTTTCATTTCAGGTTCTCTTCTCTTAGTCTTCCATGGCCCATTCCTCTAGAAATGACTTTTTAATAACCTAATAAGAGATCTATTACGCGCATCATCGCATAATCTATTTTCTTGGAAGGAATTAGCTAACTAGCCTAGCTGACAAGGCATGGCATGAATGGCGGGATGCTAACTCGATTCGCCCTTGCCTCTACGGGATTACTACCTTATATAAAAAAATAGAAAGCACCAAAGGTAAGCAGTTCCCAGTCGAAAGATAAAATTATTCTTAGCAGTTAAACAAGTGAATGGAATTTTTTTCCCCCTATTGGTTGACTGGGCTTCCCCAGTGTCATCATCGACCCGCTCCTGCACCATCTCATCCTTAGTGAATAAAAAAGGGTGCTTGTGCTTCTTAAGTAGCATTTACTTACCTTCTTCATCGAAGGCTTCCATTGATAGGGAACTGTTCTATCTAATGTGGCATTATCACGTGCGGCAAGTGTTTCTGCCTCATCCCCACCCCGATGGCTATAGTCGAGCAGAAATGACTTATCTATTTAGTAGCTGAACCAAAGAGAAAGTAAGCCCCGTCGCTCTCACTACAGCCTTTCACTTTAACCGGGCATAGGCCCTCTTTCCTAATTCATCTACTGGTCTTATCTTACAAGCACCAGAATGAGAGAAGGACTTCCTGGCTTGACTTTCTCACATAAAAACTTCATTAGTATAGATCTGTAGCCCGTTCTGGGTCTTTAACCGAAACTGGGACTAGGCATGGAAAAGCTCGATCAACGTCCTTCTCTCCCGAGGTTCGAAATGTGGAGGTACCTTTACCGTCACCTGCTAGCTCTGTCCGCCACGGGTTAGCGACATAAAGTGCGAATAAAGGTTCATCGGGACATTTTCTTCAACAACTGAAGCCCTTATTATCCCAGCCTCCAAAGGAAGTAAAGACTACAAGTCCCTATGGAAGTTCCTTGCCCACTTCTTGGCATCTGCCTTTATTATGTTTCATGTCCGCAAATCGTATTCATGTCCGACCCCCCTTCTCTGTTGGCGAATCGACTTCAGCTCCTGTACTTCTTTCTTTAGGGCCGTCTAAAAAGTCTTAAGTTCTTGAAATTCGGCTCCTTTTGAAGCGGAGAAAGGGTGAAAGCTAATAAGAACTTTTTTTCATAACTTACTTGGAAAATGAAACTCATGCCTTTCCTTAATCAGTTACTTGCCTCCTTCTGCTACTATTGATTCAATTCCAAAGATGGAGGAAGTGAAAACAGACTGAAAAGGATAGGAAGGAGACTCGACCTTAGGGAGATAAAATCCCTTTTTCTCAATCTCTTCTAGTTAGTAGTACCTACCGGATGAATTACTTCCCTTAAAGGCCTACCTTCCTTGGCACATAGATTAGCATTATTCCCCTTACCTTAGATACGGAAAGCATGTCAGACTGTAGAGTGGGCTTCCTACAATCGGGGGCGAGTCACCTTCATGCGGGGCTACCTAGCTACCATGGAAGACAAACCTTCCCCCATTGTCCATTCGAAGGGCGCTGACTTTCATTATCAGGGTATTTTCGAGGGGTGAAAGGTGCATGTGGGGTTTTCGTACGCGGCTTAAAGCAAGCATTTCAGGCATTTCTTAATGAATAGCTAGATGGTCTCCGCCGTCTAGGATCTATAGATAGAGACCACGAGGGGAGAAGAACATCATCAAGTTCCTTTTTTCCGGGATTTTGGCTACCTATAGGCGAAAGAATTCTACTTTTATCGGCTGACTATTCATAGGCGAACGAATTAGGCTTTTGAGAAGGACTAAGCAGCAATCTCAGTGAAACGTGAGAGGCTCATTGCGTACGAGCTTCAATAGTGAGAGCTAAGCTAGGAACGGGGAAGGATGAGCAGAGAGGGAAGGACTTTCTAACTGAACTTGACTTACCCATAGAAGGAACGACTTAAAGGGTTCAGGTTTCTGGTTGAATACCTATCCCTGCCTTCTAGCATTCATGCCTCATCTTTCAGATTGATCTAGCATTCCATACCGGATTTCTGATATCTCTATCTTTTTGATCCGGATTTCGTATCTATCTTTCTCATATTTGACTGATTTTGTATGCTCATGCCTAATCCTCTTGATTAGACTATCTATGCCTATCTTTCAATCCGGATTTGATATCCCTCTCTAACCTCTTCAAGGCATGGGAAACCTAAAAAAGCAAAGGAGAGGCTAGCGGCGAAAGCAGATTGATAGGGGGTCACCCGGCTCTTTCTAACTAAAGGTCGGCGTATCCTATCACCTAATCTTTCTAAGGAGCGAGAGCATGGGAAACCTCTCAGATTGAACTAGGCCTTCTGAAGCATACCTTGCATCGTCTAACTGCCCCCGCTAAATCATGATTGAATGTCTCATTTTCCTCTTTCTTCTTTCTCGTCTTTGACACCATTCGTCTGATCATGGCTAAGACTCACTAACATTCTCTTTGCCAGCAGGCTCCCACTTGCTGGTTCCGGGCTTGCTGGCCTATAATCCAGATTGATCTATTCAGATTGAGGAAACACCGAGTTCAGGTCTTCTTTCTATGCCCCAACTGGAGAAACTCTGAGATTTCTCACTATTCGTATGAAAATGGGGAAACAGTCTTTCTCAGACTCAAATCCTTCTTTTTTTATGCCACGGACTCCCCGAACGGACTTATAGCAGCAATACCAGCCAGAACCTCTGATGAGACCTATCCATCGTACTATCACTCTCCGCTATTAGAGAGGCTTTTCACCCACATGCGGGTCATCCTTCTCTAATACCTGCTATAGGCAAGCTAAAATAAGGGTCCACCCTCATGCTTTAAGCCTATAATAGAAAGGGTATAAAGAGGTATCCTTAACGTGGGTTTTACCTAGGTAAAATAGCATTCTATTGGGATCAAAATCCCCTTACATGTATTGGATGAAAGGTCCTAACTCCTAGCAAAGTCATTCTTCACTGTTTTTCCCCTTACCTTTGCCTGTCTTGAAAGCTTCTGGCCGGGGAGATGCGGAACATTCTTTGCCTCATCTTTCATGCCTACCTACCATGCTAATCAAGATGGAAGATCTCATTTCGAATTTGAGTTTGGAAACTTCCCTAGTTGAAATGGGTAACGTGTTCCGCTGCTTGGACTGACTCTTGCTATTGGAAACATATGCTCCCTAACGGTTTGGGCCCTTCCTTTCGTTTGATGGCATGCGCCTTCTTAGAATAAGGCTAGGAGCTATTCTCCAGTGATGGCTGCCTTCACCCTATGAGTGGGGTCTTTGCCTGGAAAAAAGGCTTTCACTATAGAAAATTCTCAAGTAGATGTTCCCTGAAATGGTTGCTCTTTCGAAAGCAATGGTTGCTAGGAATGGTTTTGCTGTCTAGCTCTTGCAAGCAAGGCGTGAAGCGATTCTCTTGAGCTCTAACCGGCTAAACCCGCTTTGGTGGCCCGCCCCAAGTCTTGCCCATAGCTGACTTCTTTGCTAGATGATATCGAATAGTACGACTAGAGTTCAATCCCTCAGAAAGTCATAGTACGACTACAGGGAAAGAGATCTGAAAGTAGCCTTTTACCCCGTTATTCGATGGTGAATGCAGCCTAGCTCTCCCCATTCAATAGGCTAAGCCTATCCCTTTGCCGTAAAGCTAAGACAGAACTCAGCTAGGACCGAAGATAGGATTGCCAACCGGATGAAAACCGAAGAGAGCATTGCCAGTTTCATTCCAGTCTTTTCTCAATTGAGAAGTCAACCAACAGGTCAATCCTTCCCTTATATCATATCCATTTTACACAGTCTTTGTTGAAATAGTGTAAATAGTGCGAGACTTTCAACTAATGAAATCTAAACCAGCTAGTTCAGTCAGATACCGGCTAAGCAACCTCTAAAGCAGCTATCGGAGCAGTAGCAGCTTGAAATTCGCATACCAAAGACGATGGAATTCCCCACTTTCTAATGCAATACGGCAAAGCTTAGGGAGTCAGCTAGTCCAACATCAGTCATTCTAATGGAATATCTGGAATATCGAACTAGGAATTGAAAGACTTTCTTTCTTTATATACGAGTCAATTACATACCGGAAATCTCGAACAGTAAATGCTATACCGGAAATGCGATATCTAAAGTCAATCTCAGTGAATTCCGTACAAAGCAGTCCAACCAAAACCTAACAGTATATCAGATCTATCCTATAAAGGTAGTCCAACACAAGCAATCGATACTACGCCTTCGACCTTTGAGAAGTTACTTTGTGAAATAGGATTTCTCCCTTGTACAATTTCTTCATTTTAGATAGCTAGAGCTAAGCCTGTCCTAAGAATGAGTCGGGTAGGACCTTTCAGTCAAGTGCCTTGCCTTCCTTGCCTATTCATTTAGTCCAACAATTGAAATACCTATTCGCATTCCTTCCCAGTCCACTTCGAAAGTTACTTTGTTCAGTCGATAGATGCAATGCTGCGATGGATAAATCTCATATGCTCTCCAACTTGCAAGACCTTCTCTTCCCCCTCTTGGAAACAGGCTAGCGATGAGGAGAAAAGTCGCCCAATGTATGGTCCTAATTTCAACACGCCACCTACACGACTCACTACATAGGTTTAAGGAAAGCAGTATACTCATGACCAGGCACAGCAGAATAAAGGCCTAACTCTCAAAGTAGTGATGTTCCCCCGGTATCATAATAGAGTAGTATGCCGGAACTCTTTCTCTTAAGGTGCGGAGCGAACTGTCGGACTAGGAGCAGCGATTTCTTTTGTTGAAGAATGAGTTCTTCCTCTAAATAGATGGCGAGAATCTGTTCTTGGTGGTAGGGCATGGTTAAGCTTTTAGTAGGCATAGAGTAGAAGAAACTGATCGATCGAGAGAATTTCCACCAGATGCCAGAAAGAGGAAGACAGAAGCAAGAGTCCCCCCAGGGGCGAAATGTGAGTTCATCGCCGGATTCGGAGTAGTTCAAATCAAAGAGTTCCAGATATGCGGATTAAGCGAGAGCGAGTTTGTTTGAGTCTTTCTTGGTTCTTGAAGCGTGAAATGCGTGTGTGAGCATTGTTTTGCCGTCTTTCTCTTATAACGTTCTCAGAGGATACGGCGAAACCACTTTGTGTTTAGTGGTTTTTAGGGAAGGATCAGGTCTTTTCGAGAGCTTCTTGACCCGAAAAAATAAGCTTTGTGACCGATTTCTTTGAGTCAGCTTCTTTTCCGTGCGTGATAGAGCGTGAGGTTCGAGAGCGTATTGTACGAACAAATGCTTTATTCGATCACTTTTCGCTAGCGTTAGTGAGTGATGAGATAGCGTATGATCCGTGCGCTAAGCGAGCAGCAAGCATTTTCTACTTCAACAACTTCTACTTATAGCTGTTTTGTGTTTCAAAATGACTTTAGTTTTCTCTTTTCTTTTTCTTTTAGATGATGACAAACGAACTGAAAACTGCGAATGCTTCTAATTAATTGAATCTTATTTTATAATCCAATTTTATTTTATATATATAAAGCAGAGTGATGTCTTTATGACAATTCGTCAAGTCCGATCGAGAAACCTGCGCCCAAAGTGCTTACGTAGCCGGTCACCGTTTGGCTAAGATCCTTGATGACTGATTCATAAACCACTCTAGCTTGATTTCAGTCTTGTGTTAAGTGTTCGCATAGCGACTCAGGTCCTAACAACTTGATGTCAGACTGTTCAACATGAGGGACATCTAAGTCCTCTAACACAGATAACATAAAGACTAGGATTAGATGCTTAACATAACGACTCGTATGCTTTCACGAAAGAAGAAGGAGCTCGCAGACATTTAACAAAGGATTGTGTTGGTGTTCCGCGCTATCTCAACTCCTAGTTCTAGTAGTACAAGCTCGAATCTGATCTATAAGAATAGATCTTAGGCGGAAATAGAGCTCTTTGAAATTGAAAGCGGTATTCCCCCTTATATATAGCCCAAAATAAATAGAATCATGGAATTCTCTCCGAGAGCTGCTGAACTAACGACTCTATTAGAAAGTAGAATTAGCAACTTTTACACGAATTTTCAAGTGGATGAGATTGGTCGAGTGGTCTCAGTTGGAGATGGGATTGCACGTGTTTATGGGTTGAACGAGATTCAAGCTGGGGAAATGGTTGAATTTGCCAGCGGTGTGAAAGGAATAGCCTTGAATCTTGAGAATGAGAATGTAGGGATTGTTGTCTTTGGTAGTGATACTGCTATTAAAGAAGGAGATCTTGTCAAGCGCACTGGCTCTATTGTGGATGTCCCTGCGGGAAAGGCTATGCTAGGGCGTGTGGTCGACGCCTTGGGAGTACCTATTGATGGAAGAGGGGCTCTAAGCGATCACGAGCGAAGACGTGTCGAAGTGAAAGCCCCTGGGATTATTGAACGTAAATCTGTGCACGAGCCTATGCAAACTGGGTTAAAAGCGGTAGATAGCCTGGTTCCTATAGGCCGTGGTCAACGAGAACTTATAATCGGGGACCGACAAACTGGAAAAACAGCTATTGCTATCGATACCATATTAAACCAAAAGCAAATGAACTCAAGGAGCACCTCTGAGAGTGAGACATTGTATTGTGTCTATGTAGCGATTGGACAGAAACGCTCAACTGTGGCACAATTAGTTCAAATTCTTTCAGAAGCGAATGCTATGGAATATTCCATTCTTGTAGCAGCCACCGCTTCGGATCCTGCTCCTCTGCAATTTCTGGCCCCATATTCTGGCTGTGCCATGGGGGAATATTTCCGCGATAATGGAATGCACGCATTAATAATCTATGATGATCTTAGTAAACAGGCAGTGGCATATCGACAAATGTCATTATTGTTACGCCGACCACCAGGCCGTGAGGCTTTCCCAGGGGATGTTTTCTATTTACATTCCCGTCTCTTAGAAAGAGCCGCTAAACGATCGGACCAGACAGGCGCAGGTAGCTTGACCGCCTTACCCGTCATTGAAACACAAGCTGGAGACGTATCAGCCTATATTCCTACTAATGTGATCCCCATTACTGATGGACAAATCTGTTCGGAAACAGAGCTCTTTTATCGCGGAATTAGACCTGCTATTAACGTCGGCTTATCTGTCAGTCGTGTTGGGTCTGCCGCTCAGTTGAAAACTATGAAACAAGTCTGCGGTAGTTCAAAACTGGAATTGGCACAATATCGCGAAGTGGCCGCCCTTGCTCAATTTGGGTCAGACCTGGATGCTGCGACTCAGGCATTACTCAATAGAGGTGCAAGGCTTACAGAAGTACCGAAACAACCACAATATGCACCACTTCCTATTGAAAAAAAATTTTTAGCCCCTAGGGAAATGGAACCGGATACATCCCCCCGCGGGCGCCGCTTTTTCTCTTTTTTTATACTGGCGTTCGCCTTCATAGGCATAGGCTTAGGCATAGACATAGAAAAAATGGGGCTAGAAATAGCTTGGTGTGACCACAGGAACGCCTTCAGCGTTCCGCAGAGCCCAGCGGCGTCTCAGGAATTACCGGAGTCCCCCCCTCCACCACCGGTGCCCCCCGCGGTACCAACCACCGAACCCTTGCTGTCCGATCAAGTACGAAACAGCATCCTCTATCAAAGGTATCTTACCCTCGATTTTGGGGTAGGGGACCCCGGCGATTTAAGCCGCATGGTTTCGATCATAACTAACCAATTTGTTATAGAGAGGAGTGTCGAGCAAGCCCTGCTCCAAGACGGCTGGAGCGCTGGTTCGATTCTAGCGCAATACACGAGTATTCGTGGCGTTGTTCACACTCCACAAGGGAGACTCCTAAGTCCGAGGACTTATGAGTCTTACGTGTCGCAAATAAACGAACAGGGAACCCGGCAAAGTGTGCCCTATCGGCGGATTACACGGGCTCTGAACAATTTCGATCTGGTGTTGGAGAGAGCAGGGGGGGGATAAACGAACTGATCAGGAAATCGAGAGAACTAAATCAACCTGCTTCCCTTCTACCAGCTAAAGTACAGGAACAATTACGACCGAACAAGAAACTCGAGCGAGTGTAAAGAGGAACCCGGGGAGAGGGGGTTGAATGGCCAGAGGGTGGAAAAGCGTGGTAAGGGGGAGGGAGGCGACCCTTGCTGTATCAGAAGATCGAGGTACGTAGTTCTCGAGCTTTGCGAGAGGATGGAAGGGAATAGATAATTTGCGTCTGCTCTCACAAGTCGGTTCAGGGGGAAAGCCGTTTCGCTTTAGCTACCCGTATAGAGAGAAGCGAGGCAAGCAAATAGTCCCGCTCTGGTCAATGAAAAGACTACTAAGACTGAGAGCTATGAGACTGCTAGTGGACGGAGAGGACTGAGTGCACGTTAGCTTGAAGCCTATAGCTATTGAGTTTGATTGCTGGCTTGAAGCGCAGCGAAGTTCTCTATGTGTCCGATAGGTCGCTTGTTCGAATTTATATTTCTAGTAGGATTCCCGGCTAATCCCCTTCCCTTATCATTCTGGTCTTGGATCACACCTACTAACTAGTGCGCTGCGACGAGGACTCTACCTGCCTCTGCCTTTGGACCCGGAAGCATGGGTCTCTTGGCTATAGTTAGACAGTCAAATCCGGTACTTGTATCGGGCGCACCTTCACCTTTAATTAAGTGAGTGGAGACATGTCTGCCCCTCTCGCTATCGGTGGATAAAACTGACGGTCTGATCTCTTCTCCGCCTCCTTAGCCAACCAAGCAACTCGACGTTGTCGCCACCTGTAAGAAAGATAAGGCCAAAAACTGGACTAAACAACTCTGCTATCGCTCCCGGCGCGGGATCTTCCAAGTGAGCCTCATCTAGACTATGTTAATTATTTCCGCTACTCCTTTTGAAAGACAAGAGTGCTCACCTTTCCTTTCTACTTTCATACCTCAACGAAAGAACTAGGGCTCTTAGATCAACTACACCCAGGGGCGAGACAGGAAAGAGAGGAACTGCACCAACAACTAGATTCTAAAAGATGGAAGGTCGCTAAGCCTGATTACAGCACGAGTGAGGAATGAAGCTGATTGCCCATTTCAAACCTCGGGCTAAACTGCTGACTGACGAAATGACTTCTTAAGTGAAGAGTAACCTCTTAAGTGAAGAGTAACCTCTAAATCCCTCCAACACCAGCTTATTCAACACGACTGGGGAGGAGCTACTGAACTCCTACTGGCTTAATGGCATTCCTACTGTCACTAACGGACTAGAAGCATGACTTCTTAGCTGGCTTACTACTTCCGGGACTATCGCACATGACAGGAGCTGGTTTGCTAGCTTATTATTGGACTGATTTCCGGGTACACAAGTTCGGGCTTGCAATGGAGCTGGCTATACTTGTTATGAAATGGGGGAGGAGGGAACTAGGCCTACTAAACTCTACCTCCACTACGGTATAGCTTCAACTGGATTCCCCACTAT includes:
- the atp1 gene encoding ATPase subunit 1 (variant 2 within T-U junction) — translated: MEFSPRAAELTTLLESRISNFYTNFQVDEIGRVVSVGDGIARVYGLNEIQAGEMVEFASGVKGIALNLENENVGIVVFGSDTAIKEGDLVKRTGSIVDVPAGKAMLGRVVDALGVPIDGRGALSDHERRRVEVKAPGIIERKSVHEPMQTGLKAVDSLVPIGRGQRELIIGDRQTGKTAIAIDTILNQKQMNSRSTSESETLYCVYVAIGQKRSTVAQLVQILSEANAMEYSILVAATASDPAPLQFLAPYSGCAMGEYFRDNGMHALIIYDDLSKQAVAYRQMSLLLRRPPGREAFPGDVFYLHSRLLERAAKRSDQTGAGSLTALPVIETQAGDVSAYIPTNVIPITDGQICSETELFYRGIRPAINVGLSVSRVGSAAQLKTMKQVCGSSKLELAQYREVAALAQFGSDLDAATQALLNRGARLTEVPKQPQYAPLPIEKKFLAPREMEPDTSPRGRRFFSFFILAFAFIGIGLGIDIEKMGLEIAWCDHRNAFSVPQSPAASQELPESPPPPPVPPAVPTTEPLLSDQVRNSILYQRYLTLDFGVGDPGDLSRMVSIITNQFVIERSVEQALLQDGWSAGSILAQYTSIRGVVHTPQGRLLSPRTYESYVSQINEQGTRQSVPYRRITRALNNFDLVLERAGGG